One window of the Nicotiana tabacum cultivar K326 chromosome 4, ASM71507v2, whole genome shotgun sequence genome contains the following:
- the LOC107797902 gene encoding uncharacterized protein LOC107797902 isoform X2: MESSGQWLERALLELCDKIGTGLDLDAEIISGLVSYCELAPPLDAKEYLDNIIGQEAGKSVTDEYLRRRGHSDIYHTTQGTSASKLQAYVKPPSADSLAAGTKKQVRAPKESKASSKQESQSTAGTSNGRNVQRGSQGNSTTTTTTAPQPQASQRNSRKKKSDKVVSLAEAAKGSIVYQQGKPCSCQARRHRLISNCLSCGKIVCEQEGEGPCNFCGALVLREGSSYAGLNEGPVPISDAEAEAEAYAKRLVDYDRNSAARTTVIDDQSDYYEFEGNSWLSKEEKELLRKKKEEIEEAERAKRNRVIMTFDLVGRKLQCYYSLVFKEHFQMPDPTPQQCSYK, encoded by the exons ATGGAATCGTCAGGGCAATGGCTGGAAAGAGCATTACTGGAGCTATGTGACAAGATAGGGACTGGTCTTGATTTAGATGCTGAGATAATATCTGGGCTCGTCTCCTATTGCGAGCTTGCTCCTCCTCTCGATGCTAAAGAATACCTTGAT AATATCATAGGTCAGGAAGCTGGAAAAAGTGTGACGGATGAGTATTTGAGACGGAGAGGTCATTCAGATATATACCACACTACCCAAGGTACTTCTGCTTCCAAATTGCAAGCATATGTAAAGCCCCCTTCAGCTGATAGTCTGGCAGCTGGAACTAAAAAACAAGTGCGAGCACCGAAAGAAAGTAAAGCCTCAAGTAAGCAGGAAAGTCAGAGCACAGCTGGGACATCAAATGGACGAAACGTACAAAGAGGGAGTCAAGGAAACTctacgacaacaacaacaactgcacCTCAACcccaagcaagtcaaagaaacTCTAGAAAGAAAAAATCTGACAAAGTTGTTTCGCTTGCTGAGGCTGCAAAAGGGTCTATTGTATATCAACAGGGGAAGCCATGCTCATGCCAAGCCCGTCGACACAGGCTGATTAGCAATTGTTTATCTTGTGGAAAGATAGTCTGTGAGCAGGAAGGTGAAGGGCCTTGTAACTTTTGTGGTGCACTTGTGCTAAGGGAAGGAAGCTCGTATGCTGGATTAAATGAAGGCCCAGTTCCAATTTCCGATGCTGAGGCAGAAGCTGAAGCCTATGCAAAGAGGCTAGTTGACTATGATCGGAACTCTGCAGCACGTACGACTGTTATCGATGACCAAAGTGACTACTATGAGTTTGAGGGAAATAGTTGGTTGTCGAAGGAG GAAAAGGAACTTCtgaggaaaaagaaagaggagaTAGAAGAGGCTGAACGTGCTAAACGAAATAGAGTCATAATGACATTTGACCTAGTTGGCCGCAAG TTGCAGTGTTATTACTCTCTTGTATTCAAGGAGCATTTTCAGATGCCTGATCCAACACCTCAACAAT GTTCTTATAAATAA
- the LOC107797902 gene encoding uncharacterized protein LOC107797902 isoform X1 — translation MESSGQWLERALLELCDKIGTGLDLDAEIISGLVSYCELAPPLDAKEYLDNIIGQEAGKSVTDEYLRRRGHSDIYHTTQGTSASKLQAYVKPPSADSLAAGTKKQVRAPKESKASSKQESQSTAGTSNGRNVQRGSQGNSTTTTTTAPQPQASQRNSRKKKSDKVVSLAEAAKGSIVYQQGKPCSCQARRHRLISNCLSCGKIVCEQEGEGPCNFCGALVLREGSSYAGLNEGPVPISDAEAEAEAYAKRLVDYDRNSAARTTVIDDQSDYYEFEGNSWLSKEEKELLRKKKEEIEEAERAKRNRVIMTFDLVGRKVLINKDEASEELQNGILLRPVGEKEATRIRPNPNLKVQPVFVDPGPRKTSKAKNNKKGPSNGLCLEITGRVQHDTNELSRLIVEGKLHGSSNSNSWHEPSVNRAIGTSDDSECTLDYY, via the exons ATGGAATCGTCAGGGCAATGGCTGGAAAGAGCATTACTGGAGCTATGTGACAAGATAGGGACTGGTCTTGATTTAGATGCTGAGATAATATCTGGGCTCGTCTCCTATTGCGAGCTTGCTCCTCCTCTCGATGCTAAAGAATACCTTGAT AATATCATAGGTCAGGAAGCTGGAAAAAGTGTGACGGATGAGTATTTGAGACGGAGAGGTCATTCAGATATATACCACACTACCCAAGGTACTTCTGCTTCCAAATTGCAAGCATATGTAAAGCCCCCTTCAGCTGATAGTCTGGCAGCTGGAACTAAAAAACAAGTGCGAGCACCGAAAGAAAGTAAAGCCTCAAGTAAGCAGGAAAGTCAGAGCACAGCTGGGACATCAAATGGACGAAACGTACAAAGAGGGAGTCAAGGAAACTctacgacaacaacaacaactgcacCTCAACcccaagcaagtcaaagaaacTCTAGAAAGAAAAAATCTGACAAAGTTGTTTCGCTTGCTGAGGCTGCAAAAGGGTCTATTGTATATCAACAGGGGAAGCCATGCTCATGCCAAGCCCGTCGACACAGGCTGATTAGCAATTGTTTATCTTGTGGAAAGATAGTCTGTGAGCAGGAAGGTGAAGGGCCTTGTAACTTTTGTGGTGCACTTGTGCTAAGGGAAGGAAGCTCGTATGCTGGATTAAATGAAGGCCCAGTTCCAATTTCCGATGCTGAGGCAGAAGCTGAAGCCTATGCAAAGAGGCTAGTTGACTATGATCGGAACTCTGCAGCACGTACGACTGTTATCGATGACCAAAGTGACTACTATGAGTTTGAGGGAAATAGTTGGTTGTCGAAGGAG GAAAAGGAACTTCtgaggaaaaagaaagaggagaTAGAAGAGGCTGAACGTGCTAAACGAAATAGAGTCATAATGACATTTGACCTAGTTGGCCGCAAG GTTCTTATAAATAAAGACGAGGCTTCTGAAGAACTGCAGAATGGAATTCTACTCAGACCAGTAGGGGAAAAGGAAGCAACCCGCATTAGACCTAATCCAAACCTGAAGGTACAACCCGTCTTTGTGGATCCAGGTCCCAGGAAAACTTCCAAGGCGAAGAATAATAAGAAAGGACCAAGTAATGGCTTGTGCTTGGAGATTACTGGGAGAGTACAACATGATACCAATGAACTCTCACGTTTGATAGTAGAGGGCAAGCTACATGGATCTTCGAATAGCAACTCGTGGCATGAGCCATCTGTTAATAGGGCTATTGGAACTTCAGATGACTCTGAATGTACTTTAGATTACTATTGA